The genomic region TATTAATAATGCTACAGATGCAGTCAATCGGTAATTCATTCTATACCTCCTAAGGTGCAAAATTTTGATTCATATTTTAAGCGGGAGTATAAGAAGTGAATAAAAAAGACGATCGCGATCTGATGTACTATCATATTATTCATGTTTTTTAAAGTTTATCAGCAGAAATAATTAAGTAATCGTGCTATTTATATTTCTGCTTATTTATTTTTTTGCTGAGTAACAAACATAGAATAGGAACCGCAGATAAACGCAGATGGCTATCTTCCAAGATACATTCAGAAATGCGATCGCCCGATCCGGAAACTCCAGAATTAAGTTCAAATCTCCCAAGAATTGGTATAGCCCTGCATTTTAAGTACACCGCCAAATCTTGATCGTCCTGTCATGACTTGCGCTGGCAATAGTCTGCCCGTCCGGACTGATAGCAACAGAATAAACTACTCCTGAATGTCCGTTAAGGGTGCAGATTTCTTTGCCAGTTTCTACTTGCCATAACTTGATAGTGCCATCTTCACTACCGCTGACCAGAGTTTTTCCATCTCTACTAATAACAATAGAATTAACAACGCCAAAATGCCCGATAAAAGTCCGAATTTCTTGCCCGGTATCTGTCTGCCAAAGTTTGATCTCGGTAGAAGTCGCGCCAGCGATGATTTTCCCATCTGGGCTGAAGATTACAGATGAAACAAATCCGCCTAAAACAGGAATAGAACGAACTAGTTTACCGTTTTCTATTTGTCGAATTCGTAATGGCTTTTCCAAACCACCACTGGCAAATATTTTACCATCTGGACTAATCGCAATAGATGAAATTGGTGCGGAATGTGCTGTAAGATTATATAGTACTTTTCCAGTATTTAATTGCCACAATTTAATGGTTTTGTCAGCGCTACCGCTAGCCAGCATCTGCCCATCTGGAGTAAAAGTAATAGTAGAAATTTTATCTGAGTGTCCAGACAAACGATTGCCAAGAATATTGATTAGTTGGTTATTTTCGAGCCGCCATAGCTTAATAATTTTGTCAACACTACCACTAGCAAGAACCATTCCGTTGCGGCTGAAGGCGAGGCTACAAACTGCATCTAAATGTGCTGCCAGAGTATATGTTAGTTTTCCAGTTTGTAAATTCCAAAACTTAATAGTTTTGTCAAAGCTACCGCTAGCAAGGATTTTTCCATTTTGATTAATAGTGACGGCAGAAACTATGCCTAAATGCCCGGTCAGAGTAAATAGGCATTTCCAAGTTGGAATTACTGGTGAAGAACTGGGAGATGATGGTGCAGGAGGCGGTTTTGGTTGCGATCGCTCTTTTGTTTCTGGCGGTACTGGTGAAACTTCTGCCTTTCTTTGCTCTAATTCGATGTCTAATGCTTTCCGGAAATCTGATTTTGCCCTATTGTGATATCCAAGCTTTTCACAAATTGTACCTCGATATTTGTATGCTTCAATATAATTGGGATTGAGCCGGATTGCTGCCGTAAAATCTTCGATCGCATCCTGATATTTTTCTGCTTTAGCGTTTTCCACTCCCCGGTTATAAAATATTTCCGGATCGGAGCGATTAACTGTATAAATCCTTCCTCCAGAATTGGGCGTATCCGGCTCGGTATGATACGCTTTTAGTCGTTGGTAAGCTTCGTTAATTACTTTGATTTTTTCCTCAGCTTCTCTTTTCAGATCGGTATCATTAGCAAAACGGTCTGGATGCCAAACTTTTGCTAAATTTCTATAAGCTTGCTTTATCTGTTCTTCGGGAGCACCCAGTTGAAGCCCCAGTATTTCGTAATACTGATTTATATTACTCATTTATACTTATGTATTTATGCTCATTAGACTAAAATGTAATTTCTTATAATACCATATTTCATAGCTAAAACATTGCAGAGACACTTCATCAAACATCTCTAAAGCAAGCCATAATAATGAAATTTATCAAA from Leptolyngbyaceae cyanobacterium harbors:
- a CDS encoding DnaJ domain-containing protein — encoded protein: MSNINQYYEILGLQLGAPEEQIKQAYRNLAKVWHPDRFANDTDLKREAEEKIKVINEAYQRLKAYHTEPDTPNSGGRIYTVNRSDPEIFYNRGVENAKAEKYQDAIEDFTAAIRLNPNYIEAYKYRGTICEKLGYHNRAKSDFRKALDIELEQRKAEVSPVPPETKERSQPKPPPAPSSPSSSPVIPTWKCLFTLTGHLGIVSAVTINQNGKILASGSFDKTIKFWNLQTGKLTYTLAAHLDAVCSLAFSRNGMVLASGSVDKIIKLWRLENNQLINILGNRLSGHSDKISTITFTPDGQMLASGSADKTIKLWQLNTGKVLYNLTAHSAPISSIAISPDGKIFASGGLEKPLRIRQIENGKLVRSIPVLGGFVSSVIFSPDGKIIAGATSTEIKLWQTDTGQEIRTFIGHFGVVNSIVISRDGKTLVSGSEDGTIKLWQVETGKEICTLNGHSGVVYSVAISPDGQTIASASHDRTIKIWRCT